The DNA window AGCCTTACTTCGCGCCGGGGGTCGGGGACTTCTTCTTGTTGTTGTCGACCTTGACCTTGACGCCGTCTTCCAGCTCGCGGTTGATGGCCTTATAGCTTCCGGAAACGACTTCCTTCCCTTCCGCGAGACCCGAGACGATCTCGGTGTAGGAATCGTCCGAGATTCCACGCTTCACGCCGATGGTTTTCGCGTTGCTGTTGTCCACCACGAAGACGACTTCCTGCGGCTTTTCGTTCTTCTGCTGCTTGATCTTGGAATCGTTGGCGGCGAGCTGGTCGGACTCCGAAGGCTCCATCTTCTCCTTGTCCTTCTTATCGGACCGGATCGTGACGCTCTGGATCGGGACGGCGAGCACGTTGCTCTTGGTCTCCGTCTCGATCGTGGCCGTCTCCGACATACCGGGCCGCAGAACGACGTCCTTGTCGGTGATGCGGAGCTTCACCTCGAAATTCGTGACCTCTTCCTGCGTGCCGAGGCCCTTGGTCTTTGCGGAATTGCCGATCTCATAGACGACCCCCGTCAGCTTCCGGTCCGGGAGCGCGTCCACCGAAATCCGCGCCGTATCCCCGATCGAGATCAGCACGATGTCGTTCTCTCCGACATCGACGCGCGCCTCCATGCGCGAGAGGTCGGCCACGGTCATCACCTCGGTTCCCTGAAACTGGCTCGTCCCGAGCACCCGCTCGCCCAGCTCGACCTTCAGGCCGCTGATCGTCCCGTCCATCGGGGAGTAGATCGTGGTCTTGCGGAGGCTCTCCTGCGCCTGCTTCAGCGCGGCGTCCGCCTGGTCGTATTGCGATTTCGCCACCTGGTACCCGGTGCTGGCCGCCTCGAGCTCGGAGGTCGAGATCAGCCCCTTCTTGGAGAGGTCGCTCGCCCGCTTGTTCTGAGACTCGCTTTGCACGAGGCTGGCTTTCGCCGAACTGAGCTGCGCGCTCGCGCGATCCCGCTCGGCGAGATAGATGTCGGGTTTGATCTTCATCAGGAGATCGCCCTTCTTCACTTTCATTCCTTCCTTCACCGGAAGCTCGATGATCTCGCCGCTCACCTCGGGCGTGATCACGACCTGGACCTCGGGATTGATCTTCCCGGTCGCGGTCACGGTCTGCGTGATGGTCCGCCTCACGACCTTCTCCGTCTCGACGGAGATGACCACCTCTTTCTTGCTTCCCATGATCACGAGCAGGGTCAGCACGATCACGAGAGCGCCGATGATCGAGAAGATGATGAGTTTCTTTCGCGACTTTATGTTTGCCATTTGAAATCCCTTCTGAAGGACGACTGTTACTTGGAGAGCGTTCCGAGGGCGTACTCAGCCTGCTTTTTCGACAGGAGATAGCCGACCACGGCGTTAACTTTGTTGCTCAGCGCCGTGGTATAGTTCGCCGTGGCGACGAGCAGGTCCAGGAGCGTTCCCGCCCCCAGGTTATACTTTTCCTCCGCGATCTTTCTGTCCATCTCCGCGGACACGACGCTCGACTGCGTCACCGAAACCTGCTTTTCGGACGACTCCAGGTCCAGCAGCGCCTTCCGCACGTCGACCCTCACCTGCCGGAGATCCTGCTTGACCTGTTCGTTCGCGTTCCGTTTCTGCACCTGCGCCTGCTCGACCTGGTTCTGCGTCGAGAAGCCGCTGAAAATCGGGAGGTTGATATTGAAGCCGAAATAGAGATTCCGGTTGTCGGTCAGGTTGCTCAGCTCCGTGTTGTTGTAGCCGTAGGAGCCGTTCAGGCTCACCGTCGGCAGGTACCCGGCGCGGGCCATGGTGACCGAAGCGTCGGCGGTGTTCAGGTTCTCCACCGCGGCCAGGTAGTCGGGCCGCTTTTCGATCGCCGACTTGCAGAGCTCGTCGAAGTTCGCATACCGCGCGTTGAGCTGCGCGAATTCCGTCGTGTCGATGCTGTCCGGGATTCCGGTGAAATCAAATTTGTACTCCTGATTGAAGTCGATCCCCAGGAACGCGATCAGGTCCGCCTTCGCCTTCTCATGGTTGCTCTGCGCCTGGATCAGGGCGAGCTCGTCCGACCCGACCTGGACTTTCTGCCGGTAAACGTCCGCCACCGCGACCGCCCCGACCTTGTTCGATTCGACGATCCGCTCGAGCTGCCGCTCGCCGCTCTTGAGATTATCCTCGTTCACCTTCAGGAGCTGGAACGTCTGGACGACCCCGAGATAGAGCTGGTGAGTCTGATAGATCGCCGCCTGCTCGGTGCGGCTGAGGTTGTAGTCGGACGAGGCCGCGGCATACTGGGCGCGGCTCACGTTCGACGAATTGGCGAATCCGTTGAACAGGACGACCTGGCTCGAGATCCCGCTGCTGAAGGAATTACTCGCGCGAAAGCCTGTTCCTCCCCCCACCGAGATCGGGATTCCCTGATAGAAGACCACGCCCGCCTCCTGGGTGCTCCAGGTCTGGGAGCGTGAAAAGCTCCCGGAAAGATCGAGGCTCGGGAGCATCGC is part of the Bacteroidota bacterium genome and encodes:
- a CDS encoding efflux RND transporter periplasmic adaptor subunit, translated to MANIKSRKKLIIFSIIGALVIVLTLLVIMGSKKEVVISVETEKVVRRTITQTVTATGKINPEVQVVITPEVSGEIIELPVKEGMKVKKGDLLMKIKPDIYLAERDRASAQLSSAKASLVQSESQNKRASDLSKKGLISTSELEAASTGYQVAKSQYDQADAALKQAQESLRKTTIYSPMDGTISGLKVELGERVLGTSQFQGTEVMTVADLSRMEARVDVGENDIVLISIGDTARISVDALPDRKLTGVVYEIGNSAKTKGLGTQEEVTNFEVKLRITDKDVVLRPGMSETATIETETKSNVLAVPIQSVTIRSDKKDKEKMEPSESDQLAANDSKIKQQKNEKPQEVVFVVDNSNAKTIGVKRGISDDSYTEIVSGLAEGKEVVSGSYKAINRELEDGVKVKVDNNKKKSPTPGAK
- a CDS encoding TolC family protein — translated: MTCRTASPGQDSKTITLQSAIDMAVEHNISVIQARNSVEASQSARQAAVGAMLPSLDLSGSFSRSQTWSTQEAGVVFYQGIPISVGGGTGFRASNSFSSGISSQVVLFNGFANSSNVSRAQYAAASSDYNLSRTEQAAIYQTHQLYLGVVQTFQLLKVNEDNLKSGERQLERIVESNKVGAVAVADVYRQKVQVGSDELALIQAQSNHEKAKADLIAFLGIDFNQEYKFDFTGIPDSIDTTEFAQLNARYANFDELCKSAIEKRPDYLAAVENLNTADASVTMARAGYLPTVSLNGSYGYNNTELSNLTDNRNLYFGFNINLPIFSGFSTQNQVEQAQVQKRNANEQVKQDLRQVRVDVRKALLDLESSEKQVSVTQSSVVSAEMDRKIAEEKYNLGAGTLLDLLVATANYTTALSNKVNAVVGYLLSKKQAEYALGTLSK